In Biomphalaria glabrata chromosome 16, xgBioGlab47.1, whole genome shotgun sequence, the sequence gcgatgacatcctagtacaacttggctccacacattcatggaggtcctaagagcaggtgggaagaggcttcagacattaccagtgacagatttttgtggagaaagcttgacggcaaatgcgcaaaacggcgcgggagggtctaagtcagtaagaatagaaCATTAAGTTTTGCAATAAAACTTTCTTAAAGCAGGAAAATGCACAGTAGatatctcagaatatgcattttgttggcttttaataccagaaatagtgtttggcggcggggcttcgccccaagctgggggagctcctaacgCTCCCCCAGGCCCTTTGCTTGCAATGGCGGAGAGTCAaaaattttcccactaactacatgaagaatctattctagggcacaataaacgaaagaatgaaaggtcagaatgtaataaagattatgtacacacacacacacatacatacatataaatattttttttcgagggggggggggggtcggggggtatctcccccccaaaaccccgccgaaaaaaaatgctggctacgcccatgatatatatatatatatatatatatatatatatgacaggGGTGGGGAATTCCCCCCAACTCCCTGTCCCCCTAAAAAAATCATGGCTCATgataatgaatcgcgtactaaaaattaattcgtttaattgtttactttataatcccatccctagatctaaaactctaattcaactctaagatgataaaacttctcttcgcacagatagttttatactttaacacataaacatattaattaaaatccattcatttcatattttagtcaaataaacattcaaatttggttttctaaagctacattcgtttacgaaagctgcgaagccgagttgagataggcctagatctatattcattcatgaatagcgtactaaaaattatttcgtttaattgttcactttataatcccatttatttaacaaagctatcgctcttttcgtttttaatagataagaatgtatcgacttcgggtaaaccattttcgcaaaactaattttattttcgtagcgaaagaaaaataacgtgaaaggatcattagctacgtttaacatacatctaaatccaatccactagattattcaaaagcaaatgttttaatttaaaaaaaaaaatggatttaagcctattagctatttttacattgacacattcgctttacttattacattattatttcgtttaattgtttacaaaacactctcagtgactatatcgaaagtaatgcgcaaataaagacccgcgggtcgcgggtcacatatgtctagtatgttataaagtagaatgtgtggagtatggatgtatgttacttatagacatcaaaaccgcttgaccaatcttgataaaactaggcaggaatgttccttgggtaccaacttagaccgtagtgtatatattgtagccctaaaacaaacttaagaccctaaaaaaaaatatagttgtccgactctattacagctatagtattttatggatctaggccatgtctacaatgttgacattagaaaagatagaaaggatttagacctagatctaattttaagaaatacactttgcgcagatagttttttactttgacacatgaaaatacaaaagaagatccattgatttcattatataataaaattaaccttcaattttgtgtttcaaaagcattttttgcattaattagttcgttatatctgtgactacagatttcctgacgaacattctttcattagacaataccgtaatgaatcgcttactaaaaattaattcgtttaatggtttactttataatcccatccctagatctaaaactctaattcaactctaagatgataaaacttctcttcgcacggatagttttatactttaacgcatgaacatactaattatagtccattcatttcatattttgatcaaataaacattcaaatttggttttctaaagcatttttaatagactgcattcgtttacgaaagctgcgaagccgggttgagataggcctaaatatatattcattcatgaatcgcgtactaaaaattatttcgtttaattgttcactttataatcccattcatttaattaacaaagctatcgcttttttcgtttttaatagataagaatgtatcaacttcgggtaaacccattttcgcaaaactaattttattttcgtagcgaaagagaaataacgtgaaaggatcattagctaagtttaacatatatctaaatccaatccacaaCATTAGttaacacaaacttagacccgcaggccgcgggtaatgccaggctagtatatatatatattataaattaataatagtagatctacttctattataatagtatctagactctagatctagatgtaaatatatatacaagcaaatgcttttattaaaaaaattagatttaggtcgattagctattttaataACTCCATTCATACAATTTTTAccttcacgcattcgctttacttataaccatagacttatatatactaacaaagctaaccttggttaggccaataatagaatatgcatcctctgtttgggacccctcaactcaagaaaacattaagaaactagaacagacacaaaatagagcagtgcgattcataacaaacgaatattcacatttgactagagtaacacctttagtaaaatcactaaatttagaaagccttcaggacagaaggctcaaaagtaaagtagcaataatacataaaacactgaaccataatcttcaaatacaaaaacaaaatttaataaaatactctgaaagacacaaagataaaggcacattcctcgtcccatatgctaggacaaatttgtacaaatactccttcttccctagtgctattagagcatggaatgggttgcctgagctagccaggaaaaccagtgacttggcagaatttaagtcattggttaatatgcatgactaaatgcatgacgcgtaggacgtaatcatcttcttttttgaagtaacgtctgtattatataagataagaagatatactatatctagactggacatggagatcttttaacaatacaaaaaatgtcgtgaacattttttagaaagttggaacAATGcaatgttttgtaaagtagttaaaaagaaatcgtttttttttcaaccctaacctatgtaatataaaaaaaatattttaatctagatctagtaattgaacatcaaaaataagagtactctcgtctcataattattattttgcaatttttagatacataatctagaaagatctaggtaatcaatctatttaaatgtacataagatgattaaaatcataattatttcgatctaggatttttgaaacattatctctgTTAATTAAGATCTAAGTTCACAGttaacaataaacaaacaaccacaattagtgtcatggcggagaaccCCACTtcattatattgaacgcgtgcaccattgcgcaccatatcaacatccccttttctttaaaaaaaaattttaacaaaaccACAACAACATAAAGAACAAAACATAGCATGCATATATACGCTTCAATGAATAAGAAacatattacatttaaaaatcaacattcaatagatcattaagacacatagtcattgaatcttgtcggtttcttcaactgatTCCTTGGTAGCAGGgaatgatgagttgatgagtggCGAATGTGTTGATCATGAGTTCTATTGTCCTGTAAGTTTTCATTAGTATTGGGGATTATATCTTATtgttctgtttctctgttcgggttgatatgcactctgtttctttggtacatAGCACCATTGTCACCTCAAATAATGTAAGCCCTCTGGTTGACTTGGGCTGGGATCTTCCACGTCTCCATGTAGGGTCATTAGGTGATTGGAAATAGACCATCTGTCCAGTTCTCagctgacttaaatttcttgacTTCTTATtataagatgtttttacactcatctgacgtttttctttccttctcataatgttctcttgacatgtagaaatcttaatgttactccTTTTGTTTGGTGTCAGCGTTCGAGTCATCCGACCAAAAAACATCTGAGCTGGGCTTAGATTTTTGTCTTGCCtcggagtatttctaaattccaggagagcttcataagcatctgactttgattctctagatttcttcattatgttcttcaaaattttaactgctgactcagcctttccattggattgatggtGTCCTGGGGAGGATTTCAAATGAGTCACTCCCCATTCcatcataaatttggaaaaatattccGACATAAATTGAGGCCCGCTATCAGATATACAGATTTGGGCACCCcatatcttgcaaataaaactttcagtttctttataattgcgtgtgttgttgtcaactgcAGGTTTTCTACCTCTttgaaatttgaataatagtccACGATAACTAGATATTGTTGGTCAAACATTTGGAATAaatcaattccaatcttgtcccaCGGATTAGAACCTATTTCATGCTGTATTAATTCTTCTTTCTGATTCGCTGGTTTGtttttctgacaaatgtaacatgagttggctatttcctttattcgagctgataatccaggccagaaaactgtttctttttcttttgttttcattgaatctACTCCTAGATGTGCTGcatggagtttttcttctattttcttgCGAAGTGATtatgattatttgttctcctttTAACAAGAGTCCGTCTTCGTATGTTAACATGCCTCTTggtgaaaaatattgtttgagttcaggtaGACTATtgtgtttgtctggccatccatttatgatatactgaataagtgtttgcatcgttctatctttctctgtctcgattCTGACTTTCTCCAGCACTGCATCTTGTATTGCCAGTTTCATCTGCTTGAGCTTTCGACGATTTTACTATGTCTTTGGTGGTGCTGGTggttttttttcagccatcgTAGAATCAGTAGGCTGATTTTTGGGAGGCCAGCTTTGGACAGGGCAGTCAGTATCAATCTCTGCTTCACTCTGATTCTcattttctataactttttgttcTTCCCTAGGGGCTAACAATCTCTCGACCGTATGGTGTTCAGATAACAGCGTTCTGAGGGTTGCATGTTACTAAATCAACTTGTTCAATTATGGGATCATATTTAGAAGATCTAACATTCTTCTTCAGCTAGACAGGACAAGGACTGGTCAACCATGTTGGCAGAGATGGCCCCTAACCACTTCTTCGGATGAACCAGAAAGTCGTTCATGTGGTGTCCTGTTAGTTGCGGTGCATAGTAATGACCGGATGGATTGCAGAGCATCATTTAATACTAGTTCCCATTTAGTTCCTTAGAATGTAAAGCCAAAGTGATGGCTTTCCATAAAGTCCGTTTAGTCTCTCTATTTGTCCGTTTCCTCTCGGACTGTAAGGGGTCGTTCTATTGGTGGCAATTCCTCTCTCGTGGAGGAAATGCTGCACCTATGTAGACATAAACGAAGTTCCCCTGTCAGTGTGGACGTACGCTGGAAATCCAAATAGCGCAAATAGTTCATTGAAACATTTAACAACCGTAGAGGAAGACATATTGGGTCATGCAAATGCAAATGGGAATCTAGAGAATTCATCTATAATGGTAAGTAAATTTCTATTTCTTGAAACTGAAGGGAGAGGTCCCTTGAAATCCATATTAATTCTCTCAAAAGTTTGAGTTGCTTTAATCAGCTCTCCGGTCGGCTGTCCCCAAAACGGGGCTTCAGCTCTGCACAAATTTGACATTGTTCTGACGTCATCATAGGAAATTGGAAGATTTTTTTAGCCCTTAAGTAGTGCAATAGTCGAGTAACGCCTAGATGGCAAAGACTAGTGTGCAGCAATTTAAGGTCATTGCGAGTGAGGGCAGATAGATAGTTTCTGATAAATGTACCATCTACAGTGTTCTGCTTGCCAGGGCGATAGATGACGTCATAGTGGAAACACGAGAGTTCAAGTTTTCACCTTAGATatcttcatttttaatttttccctTGTTTGCCCTGTTATACATGAAAGAGACTGATTGCTGATCCGTAACAAGTGTAAACGCTTTACCAACTAAGAAATGTTTCCATTTCCTCAACAATGGCATATTCTTCTTTCTCAACTGaagaatgttttctttcactttttgtttatgAGCGAGAGAAGAAAGCAACGGGCCGGCCATCTTGGTTGAGAGTAGCTGCAATGGCTAAAGGTTAAAAGGCGATTTGGATCTTAAGTTTATACGCGGCTTTTTCAAGctcatttttcaaacttttaaatgttcttttgaCTTCTTCGGAGACAAGAAATTGTTGATTTCTTGTTAGCGGGCTTATTTTTGTTGAGACGTTAGGTATCCACTGTGAGTAGCAAGCCAGAAGACCCACTACTCGTTTCTGTTCACGCATGTTCACTGGTACATGTAATTCCCTTAGAGCGCGAAATCTCTCAGGATCCGGCTTAAGTTGTCCTTTGAAAATCTCGTATCCTAACAGTTTCACTTTAGTAGTGctaatttcactttttgtttcattaaaagtgGTTCCATACTTTTGAGCACTGTCAAGAAAGCGCTGTAGGTTAGGTTTCGATCGTGTGATTCAGAGTTCATACCGCAGATGGTCACGTTGTCCACATTAAGCAAAAGTATCAGTGAGTCGTTCGTCTTCGATGATATTGTCAATCATACGCTGAAAACAGGCGACTCCATTCGTAACGCCAAACGGAATCCGACGGAATTGATACAGTTTCCCACATGCTTCCAAGGCGGTGAACTGCCTTTCCTCTTTTTTTATGGGAATCTGATGGTATGCACTTTTAGGTCTAAAATGCTATATACAGAGTACTGGGAAATCTTTTCTGCTAGTTCGTCAATTCTGGACATGGGGTAGGCTTTTAGTAGAGTGAACCGGTTTATGGTTTGACTGTAGTCTATAATcattcttttcttatgtctGTCATTTGTTGTGACTAGGACTTATGCTCACCAGGGAGACTTAGATAGTTTAATAATCTCATCCTTCATTAGTTGTTAAATTTCCTTCTCTATAAACTTTCTATCTGGAACTGAGTATCTGCGAGACCTTGTAGCCACTGGGGTACAGTTTGGTGACAGATTACTAAATAGGCTAGGAGCCTCTACCCTCGCTGGGTGGAGAGTACTCAGGCACAACGATGGTTTCTGACCATCGAAAGGAATAAACAGATTTTGGTGGAAACTTAAGTCCAAGAATGACGTCGGAGCACAAATTGTCTAGTAGAGATAGTTTAACTCCTTCGTATCGTTCATTTTTAAGACGTATGTTAGCGAAGATATGTCCTTGAGTGATTCGAGATAGATGGGTGGAAGCCATAAAAATTCTGTGCACTGAGAAACATGTCGGCCATTTGTGCTTCTTAGCAATGTGCATcgaaatatagctttcacagctccCAGTGTCTATTAGGGCTTTCAATTGCACGTTGTTGATGAAAATGGTATCGTAGATTTGTTTAAACTCAAAGTCTGCACAGTAGCGATAGCCGAAACTGTTGAAGATTTCGATTTGCATACTTGAAAATGACCCTTTTTGAAGCACTGATTACATGTCGCTTCCCTTGCAGGGCATTGAGAGCGGGGATGCTTAACCCTGCCGCTAAAGTAACACTTGCTAGCTAATGCATTTACTTCATGTATATGTGAATTGCTTGCACTCTGAGGAATCGTAACATTTGGCGAGGCTGTGGCCAAAGAATTGGTGAGAGTAGTTGTCGCACAATTAGTTTCCGGCTGTGATGATTCATATTGTAATGAGTGCTGATAAGCATGTTCTAGTAAGCGAGCCTCCTCGAAGGCgtcctttaaactcaaaacagtcTTTTCAAGTAGACGTTTTTGAATTCTGGACACTAGTCCATTGATAAACAAATCTCTAATAGCCTCTTCTGGGTGTTGTTCAGCTGTCACCGCTTTGAAGTTGCAATCTTTGGATAAAATTCTTAATTTCTGCATGTAGGAGTCTATCGTTTGACCTTGCTCTTGTTTGCAAGTATTCTTTGGTTGAATGTAGACGCCGTTTAGAGTCTGGATTGCTTCCTCGAATGTCTCTTTATCAATTATCATTTGGTATACAGCAGGAGAGATATAATTTATCAGTAGTTTCCTAGTATCAAGATTATCTACAGATACTACTGATAcatagtttttaaaagtttcatacCAGTTTTCACAGGTCAAAAGCTTGCTGGCAGTGCCgctcaattttatcacagcattaattatttattattatttatttagtttaatttaattatgtcCTACTTTTAGGCCAATTTCACTACCAAAtcccaccttttcctcttctcGCTAGActgagtccaccaccttggcgaCAACAAGGCTACAACTTCTCACTTATgttcccttgaccggggtaaaAATAAACAGTCACTTACATTGGTCTTAcgcgccggatgtctgacgttCACTGTCGACACCACCTGGGCTGGAATACAATTCATTCTTTCTTCCACCccacccacgtctctctttgatcaagaAGATTATTCGTGCCAACACGCCTCTTGACACTCATAGGTGCGACTTCCGCCTCACCCACGTGAGAGATCATCTTTACTCTATCGCccttcctgtttccgcccatctCTTCTAGACCTTTATAAGCTAGACTAAGTCGGAATAGACACActctgtcatttttctttctcgTTGACAGTAGAGTCTGGACTaatcatttattcttactcttacaggaatacctggtgcctccctcaggtgtctgtcTATTTGACTGCCTGTTtggtgctattcagcactgcaggATACTACTTGCCTATTTGGCTCTATTAATCGGCTCTACCTGCCTGCATATTTGACAGTCCACTTGTCAACCCGTTAGGCACGGCGTTCCCTTAGACCACGTGTCTATGCGAGACGTCATAACTTCGCCCTGGACTGATCCTGCTAACGACGCTGCCCACgacagatcagctctgcccgcagcaCACTTGTGctcacggtagccggccactcgccctactgtgcccacaaccgatatcagaactttggattgagactccacaagaactgaatcaccggcgaccctctacccgctagagccCACCTCAAGCTGCAAGACTTCCAGCCAGgatcacagccagctgcgacatcagtaggacaaccagctaagtgcAGAGGCCAAAAGTGACATACTCAAACATTAAGTGCTCAGTATGATGATACAATAAAGCTaaagagatagatgcaaatccccccccccttattttaTTCTGCTTGTACatttgtgtaaataaatattcttaaatCTTGCAATATTTGTATCTCTCTCCATTGTTTGTTTCGTTGCGTGCTTGCTCCCGATATATCTCTAATGGCTCAGTGTGTGGCAttctaaaaataatcatcccctagacaacTAACAAGCCACTCATACACGTCATATACGAGGCCCGTCACACCAGTGCTGCCAATGCTCTGCTGCTTGAGGTGCTTTGGGCTCGATGTCAAACTTCCCTGGCCGAAATATCCTATCCATTTCGAAATTCTAACAACTTCACAGTTTTGGATTCAGTGTATTAGatttgttatgaacataatgataACAGAGTCGAAAACCATGTCTGTATAGTCTGGCCTTAATACACTGactgactacacaacacacatttcgtgaacacttTCTTacagacgagttacaagcacatgtaaacataagaacgacaaccgatataGCATATACTTATCATAACAAATATGACACAGAAAGTTTATTTCAGCTGTTCTAAAACAGACTTTTCGTGGTTCAGTTTAATCTTCTTTCCTTGACATCTCTTCATCAGCTCTCTTAGTTTAATATGTATTCTGAGTGCTTCTTCTTTCGTTCTTCCTTTCCCTATCGCTATAATATCATCGACACAACTGAAACAACCTTTCAGTCCTTCTAGTGCTAGATTTAATCATATATAAGTTTATGACCTTGCAGTAATCTCTTGAccaaaaagtttaaaaagcttatttaaaaGGGGTTTCCCGGAATAACGTGTTCATTAAGCTTGGTTGGCAATTCAAAAACGAACATGGCGCGTACAAGATCCAGGTTTTCCATGTACAGCAAACGgactaaattctagatatagtaaGAAAAATGTTTGTGATTGCTAGGATTATAATcctgtttttaaattttcttaaatGTATATAAGTAAATTCAAGATGTTTAAAATTCCAAAGTCTATAGATCTAAAGTGTTCAAAACTGCTTATACATTTAAGCTGTCTAGtttatctagaaaaaaaacattacaacattatagatttaataatcttaaaaagaatattcatttgttaaagtatagagaattttgaaataatcaattttaaaatctgcaATCTTTGAAACGCAGACATTAGAACATGTCAGACAGTATGGAAAGAAAACTGCACCGTAATCTAAGAGATCATGTGACCAAAGTAACGCTTTCCTAAACTGAACTGCACATTAGCAGACGTACAATGCTGACACGCTCGAGTTTCAGCAACATTTCAGTTGACTTAATATAAGTGTGCTTTTGGTTTTATCAAACTTATTTCCAGCAAGCTATTTTTAATATATgcttagagagagagaatgttgggggggggggggggtgcgcgCACGCGCTGTGCAATTGCCACTAACTAGGAGACTATCAGACACACGTAAGATCATGACTAACAATTCCACTAGAAAACAGAAAACTTAATATGTCATTTGAATGTTTAAGAAATCagcatgtctctatgtaaaccTAGACTAGGCTTTATaccatcgtttttttttttttttacaacagtgGATCTTGACCCACCAACGGAAAGTAAGGGGcaacctcccctcccccccaccccagCATGACACACTTTTAGGAATAGAGGAGCGAACGCACTTTTGTGTTATtataaaatttgtataaaaattggtgaccggtcacttcatccccggtcacttcatccccggtcacttcatccccggtcatttcatccccggtcacttcatcccccggtcacttcatccccggtcatttcatcccctggtcacttcatcccctggtcacttcatcccccggtcacttcatcccccggtcatttcatcccctggtcacttcatcccccggtcacttcatcccctgatattttcatcacctgataattttatctaacaaattgtaattttaaaaagcattaaatgagcaatatttaatgtattccttttttatttaaatgacagagagagagaaagagatagagagtgacACCCTAAATATACATGCAAGATTATTTCCAATGAGCactcaaacaattaattttaaggcTATAGGAACCTCATTATGACGGGTATGTTCACAACACTAGAGGCCCCCCCACCAGTTTTAATATGTAGAatgaatatcaataaacaaaatacatacttacatatacgtgtagaaatgaaatatcgatAGAAATAAAGTCTTATAACATaatttgtaactttaatgtttataaggaagtccgcctttattagaaaaaaataaaaccttattacaaggctaaaaatgactcgcccattttcaagaaagagcaattgaaaaatcaaataaagtgaaacatggtcgtactttcaccacagcttggcctttgatgataaactatcagcggcacggtcataattattgtaatcgcacttctatctctcaaaagatttccactacttgcaccacaccttggcctttgatgataagttatcagctgcaaagtcataattattctaatcgcacttctatctttcaaaagattcccactacttgcactacaccttggcctttaaTCATTACGCTATAGATAAGTACACCTCCAGATtgaccatataatattagatttctcattaagaatacaaagtggaagaggaaacactataaacgcattagtaatatgtcataaaatgtaaaaaagaaagcattctacataatcatatttatatataaaatatttaattggggatgaaatgaccgggggatga encodes:
- the LOC129923445 gene encoding uncharacterized protein LOC129923445; this translates as MIIDKETFEEAIQTLNGVYIQPKNTCKQEQGQTIDSYMQKLRILSKDCNFKAVTAEQHPEEAIRDLFINGLVSRIQKRLLEKTVLSLKDAFEEARLLEHAYQHSLQYESSQPETNCATTTLTNSLATASPNVTIPQSASNSHIHEVNALASKCYFSGRVKHPRSQCPAREATCNQCFKKGHFQVCKSKSSTVSAIATVQTLSLNKSTIPFSSTTCN